One genomic region from Gemmatimonadota bacterium encodes:
- a CDS encoding arginase family protein has translation MRNQYILTPYFLDRYDPALLDLTQDDWIVNSPTLHGADEMSRTLCVHRPLADRVAEAAAAGRRPVSVAGDCCATIPVMAGLQRAGIHPVFLWLDAHGDFNTWETTPSGFLGGMPLAMMVGLGEQTMTENVGMDTFPDADVIMSDGRDLDPGERKLVEASRLRHLPDPMDLVGCDLADRPVYIHFDTDLLDPSEAPAMGYPAPGGPAAGDLEKVFRHFVDHCDIAALSISTWRSNMDEDGRSKSVCMGLFDILTG, from the coding sequence ATGCGTAACCAGTACATCCTTACCCCCTACTTCCTGGACCGCTATGATCCGGCCCTGCTCGACCTCACGCAGGACGACTGGATCGTAAACAGCCCCACGTTACACGGTGCCGACGAAATGTCCCGGACGCTGTGCGTGCATCGTCCCCTCGCCGACCGAGTCGCCGAGGCCGCGGCGGCCGGAAGGCGGCCGGTCAGCGTCGCGGGAGACTGCTGCGCGACCATTCCGGTCATGGCCGGGCTGCAGCGCGCCGGGATCCACCCGGTCTTCCTGTGGCTCGACGCCCACGGCGACTTCAACACTTGGGAGACCACACCGAGCGGATTCCTGGGCGGCATGCCGCTGGCCATGATGGTCGGCCTGGGCGAGCAGACCATGACCGAGAACGTGGGCATGGATACGTTTCCCGACGCGGACGTCATCATGTCGGACGGGCGGGACCTGGATCCCGGTGAGCGAAAGCTGGTCGAAGCCTCCCGGTTGAGGCATCTGCCCGACCCGATGGACCTGGTGGGCTGCGACCTTGCTGACCGGCCGGTCTACATCCATTTCGACACCGACCTGCTTGATCCCTCCGAGGCCCCGGCCATGGGCTACCCGGCCCCGGGCGGACCTGCCGCGGGCGACCTCGAGAAGGTCTTCCGGCACTTCGTGGACCATTGCGATATCGCCGCCCTGTCCATTTCCACGTGGCGTTCCAACATGGACGAAGACGGCCGCAGCAAGTCCGTGTGCATGGGCCTCTTCGACATCCTTACCGGCTGA
- a CDS encoding phytanoyl-CoA dioxygenase family protein: MTQSPYGKEMDCAPTLTDREVIDFCRNGYLMLPGVVPDDVNRQVVDYLDRVDSTYEPTPIMKESFFAEGVLMNPQAAGAVRSLLGNGFTLPLIISNHRGPLPFDKPQNWHRDGGTIYTDRLEYLQVFYYPEACTEDMGPTVVLPGSQFMRNKAPMMAHLGSIRGTVSTASPAGTIFLTVYGIWHRRSRAASGPKGKSKYRNLLKYNYWRTAPPRRDWITQADIDFNTINFDPPAGVFEQFQGAIAAARMFTWLCGAEDEYRKRGGQCWPIATTVRDGANQEGAPRSLSNQ, translated from the coding sequence ATGACCCAGTCGCCTTACGGAAAGGAGATGGACTGCGCACCGACGCTGACGGACCGCGAGGTGATCGATTTCTGCCGAAACGGCTATCTCATGCTCCCCGGCGTCGTGCCCGATGATGTCAACAGGCAGGTCGTCGACTACCTGGACCGCGTCGACAGCACCTACGAGCCCACGCCCATTATGAAAGAGTCCTTCTTCGCGGAGGGCGTGCTCATGAACCCGCAGGCGGCGGGCGCCGTCCGGTCGCTCCTCGGAAACGGATTCACCCTGCCGCTCATCATCAGCAACCACCGCGGCCCCCTGCCTTTCGACAAACCCCAGAACTGGCATCGCGACGGCGGGACGATCTATACCGACCGGCTGGAGTACCTGCAGGTCTTCTACTATCCGGAAGCATGCACCGAGGACATGGGGCCTACGGTCGTCCTGCCCGGATCTCAATTCATGCGCAACAAGGCGCCCATGATGGCCCATCTCGGCTCCATTCGAGGGACGGTGTCCACGGCCAGTCCGGCCGGTACGATCTTCCTTACGGTGTACGGGATCTGGCACCGCAGGTCGAGGGCCGCCTCGGGTCCGAAGGGAAAGAGCAAGTACCGCAACCTGCTCAAGTACAACTACTGGCGGACCGCCCCGCCTCGGAGAGACTGGATCACGCAGGCGGACATCGATTTCAACACGATCAACTTCGATCCGCCGGCAGGCGTGTTCGAGCAGTTCCAGGGCGCCATCGCGGCCGCGCGCATGTTCACCTGGCTCTGCGGCGCGGAGGATGAATACAGGAAGCGCGGCGGACAATGCTGGCCCATCGCCACCACCGTTCGTGACGGCGCGAACCAGGAGGGGGCGCCCAGGTCGCTGTCGAACCAGTAA
- a CDS encoding COX15/CtaA family protein — protein sequence MNAFQKTAVATLAATVLLISVGSLVRITGAGLGCPDWPRCWGSWLPPSSVEDLDLDYLRERGYDPASFNPAKMWIEYANRLVGVAIGILVFVTFLRSFRYRSTQPVVFYCAGLCFVLVGFQGWLGGQVVRSGLQPGIITLHMSLAVILLCALLYVTFQSLEQRIRVELTPEAHVVLRRLGFALLAVTILQLLLGTQVREGIDPFIKDAGGLPREEWLAQVGLVDHVHRLSSWLVLLAGVLVFRAVRRHAQSSRLIPVAKFILAGIVLQILLGITLAYGDLPRPAQVLHLTLATLLVCAQCSLLLMMKAARR from the coding sequence ATGAACGCCTTCCAGAAAACAGCCGTGGCGACCCTCGCGGCCACGGTGCTGTTGATTTCCGTGGGCAGCCTGGTGCGGATCACCGGGGCCGGCCTGGGATGTCCCGACTGGCCCAGGTGCTGGGGTTCCTGGCTGCCGCCGTCGAGTGTTGAAGACCTCGACCTGGATTACCTCCGTGAAAGGGGTTACGACCCCGCTTCTTTCAACCCGGCGAAAATGTGGATCGAATACGCCAATCGTCTCGTGGGCGTCGCGATCGGGATCCTCGTGTTCGTCACCTTCCTGCGTTCGTTTCGATATCGAAGCACGCAACCGGTGGTCTTCTACTGCGCGGGCCTGTGTTTCGTGCTGGTCGGCTTCCAGGGCTGGCTGGGCGGACAGGTAGTCAGATCCGGCCTGCAGCCCGGGATCATCACCCTGCATATGTCTCTGGCCGTGATCCTGTTGTGCGCCCTGCTCTACGTGACCTTTCAATCCCTGGAACAGCGGATCCGGGTCGAGCTGACTCCTGAAGCACACGTTGTTTTGCGGCGGCTGGGATTCGCGCTCCTCGCGGTGACCATCCTGCAACTGCTCCTCGGCACCCAGGTCCGCGAGGGCATCGACCCCTTCATCAAGGACGCCGGCGGCCTGCCCCGCGAGGAATGGCTGGCCCAGGTGGGTCTGGTGGACCACGTGCACCGGCTGTCGTCGTGGCTCGTGCTGCTGGCGGGCGTGCTGGTTTTCAGGGCGGTGAGGCGGCATGCGCAGAGCAGCCGGCTGATACCGGTCGCCAAGTTCATCCTGGCCGGTATCGTGCTCCAGATCCTGCTCGGCATCACGCTCGCCTACGGAGATCTGCCGAGACCCGCCCAGGTGCTTCATCTCACCCTGGCTACGTTGCTAGTCTGCGCTCAATGCAGCCTGTTGCTCATGATGAAAGCGGCGCGGCGCTAA